One stretch of Ictalurus punctatus breed USDA103 chromosome 5, Coco_2.0, whole genome shotgun sequence DNA includes these proteins:
- the slc44a5b gene encoding choline transporter-like protein 5-B isoform X6 — protein sequence MGRKTPLSPSYCGEPHKFDPKFRGPVRNRCCTDTLCCVFFVIIILSYIALGTVAWMHGDPRKVIYPTDSYGQFCGQQDTANENKAVLFYFNILQCANPAVLINLQCPTTQLCVSECPDRFITYVDVQYSYSRNRSQWDYYRQFCRPGFNTPTKSVVQVIRDEDCPSMLVPSRPFLQRCFPDFITRNGTLTVANKTIFKDGLGKSRSVSELRDAAKRESSALSGFRNSVSFKLGVNGGGVLSLSGISSLLDAKEIGVKIFEDFARTWFWILIGLVITMVISLLFIFLLRLMAGVLLWSVIFCLIGAVGYGIWHCYWEYRTLKGKPDADVSITDLGFHTDFRIYLQLSQTWLIFMIVLAVMEAVIILVLIFLGRRVCIAIALLKEGSRAISYVTSTLFYPIITFLLLAVCIAYWATTAVFLASSGEAVYKVISAQPDCKYSNMTCDPQTFSQGNVSSVCRGSQCVFAFYGGESVYHRYMAVLQLCNVFVLLWLVNFVLALGQCTLSGAFTSYYWTLNKPADIPACPVSASFRRTLRFHTGSLAFGSLILSTVQFIRIVLEYLDHKLKGVHNALARFLLCCLKCCFWCLEHVIRFMNRNAYIMIAIFGRNFCASARDAFFLLMRNVMRRPRILLLHSSNSCVSGKSAITKLLLGPPADGGVWIVSCGSWIL from the exons ATGGGAAGGAAAACTCCACTTTCTCCGTCCTACTGCG GTGAACCTCACAAGTTTGATCCGAAGTTCAGAGGACCTGTTCGCAACAG GTGCTGTACAGACACGCTCTGCTGTGTCTTCTTTGTCATAATCATCCTCAGCTACATTGCTCTGGGAACAGTTG catggATGCATGGTGACCCTCGGAAAGTGATTTACCCCACAGACAGTTATGGCCAGTTCTGTGGCCAACAGGATACCGCTaatga AAATAAAGCCGTACTGTTTTACTTCAACATTTTACAGTGTGCTAATCCAGCAGTGCTCATCAATCTGCAGTGTCCTACAACGCAG ttgtgtgtgtcagagtgtcCGGACAGGTTTATTACATATGTGGATGTACAGTATAGTTACAGCAGGAACCGGAGTCAGTGGGATTATTACAGACAGTTCTGCAGACCTGGATTCAACACGCCCACTAAG TCTGTTGTTCAGGTGATCAGAGATGAAGATTGTCCCTCGATGCTCGTTCCCAGCAGACCTT tcctGCAGAGGTGTTTCCCTGATTTCATCACCAGAAATGGCACTTTAACCGTCGCCAACAAAACCATCTTTAAAGATGGATTGGGTAAAAGCAGGAGTGTTTCTGAGCTGAGAGACGCCGCCAA GCGAGAGTCATCAGCTTTATCAGG ATTCAGAAATTCAGTTTCCTTCAAACTCG GTGTTAATGGAGGTGGTGTTTTGTCTCTCAGCGGTATTTCCAGTCTGCTGGATGCTAAAGAGATTGGAGTGAAGATCTTTGAGGACTTCGCCAGGACCTGGTTCTGGATTCTAAT aGGTCTGGTCATTACCATGGTGATCAGTCTGCTGTTTATTTTCCTCCTGAGACTGATGGCTGGAGTCTTACTGTGGAgtgtgatattttgtttaattggtGCAGTGGGAtatg GGATCTGGCACTGTTACTGGGAGTACAGGACTCTGAAAGGGAAACCTGATGCTGATGTGTCCATcactgatcttggctttcataCAGATTTCAGGATTTATCTGCAGCTGAGCCAGACCTGGCTGATCTTCA TGATTGTGCTGGCAGTGATGGAGGCTGTGATCATTTTGGTGTTGATCTTTTTGGGGAGGAGAGTGTGTATCGCCATCGCTTTGCTCAAAGAGGGAAGCAG gGCGATCAGTTACGTAACATCGACATTATTTTATCCGATTATCACCTTCCTCTTGCTCGCAGTCTGTATTGCTTACTGGGCCACGACAGCTGT TTTTCTGGCCTCGTCTGGTGAAGCTGTGTATAAAGTGATTTCAGCACAACCAGACTGTAAATACAGCAATATGACCTGTGACCCTCAg ACATTCAGTCAGGGGAATGTGAGCAGTGTGTGTAGGGgttctcagtgtgtgtttgcgttTTATGGCGGTGAGAGTGTGTATCATCGCTACATGGCGGTTCTGCAGCTGTGTAACGTGTTTGTGTTGCTGTGGTTGGTGAACTTCGTGCTGGCGTTGGGGCAGTGCACGCTCTCTGGAGCTTTCACCTCCTACTACTGGACCTTGAACAAACCTGCTGATATCCCAGCATGCCCTGTATCTGCCTCCTTCAGACGCACACTCAG GTTCCATACAGGTTCTCTGGCCTTCGGTTCTTTGATCCTGTCCACAGTTCAGTTCATCCGCATCGTTCTGGAATACCTGGATCATAAATTGAAAG gtgttCATAATGCTCTTGCACGTTTCCTGCTCTGTTGCCTGAAATGCTGCTTTTGGTGTCTTGAGCACGTCATCAGGTTCATGAACAGAAACGCTTACATCATG attgCGATATTTGGGAGGAATTTCTGTGCCTCAGCGAGAGACGCCTTTTTCCTGCTGATGAGGAATGTGATGAG GCGTCCTcgcattcttcttcttcactcgTCAAATTCCTGTGTTTCAGGAAAAAGTGCCATCACTAAACTATTACTGGGTCCCCCTGCTG ACGGTGGTGTTTGGATCGTATCTTGTGGCTCATGGATTCTTTAG
- the slc44a5b gene encoding choline transporter-like protein 5-B isoform X2, translating into MGRKTPLSPSYCGEPHKFDPKFRGPVRNRCCTDTLCCVFFVIIILSYIALGTVAWMHGDPRKVIYPTDSYGQFCGQQDTANENKAVLFYFNILQCANPAVLINLQCPTTQLCVSECPDRFITYVDVQYSYSRNRSQWDYYRQFCRPGFNTPTKVIRDEDCPSMLVPSRPFLQRCFPDFITRNGTLTVANKTIFKDGLGKSRSVSELRDAAKRESSALSGFRNSVSFKLGVNGGGVLSLSGISSLLDAKEIGVKIFEDFARTWFWILIGLVITMVISLLFIFLLRLMAGVLLWSVIFCLIGAVGYGIWHCYWEYRTLKGKPDADVSITDLGFHTDFRIYLQLSQTWLIFMIVLAVMEAVIILVLIFLGRRVCIAIALLKEGSRAISYVTSTLFYPIITFLLLAVCIAYWATTAVFLASSGEAVYKVISAQPDCKYSNMTCDPQTFSQGNVSSVCRGSQCVFAFYGGESVYHRYMAVLQLCNVFVLLWLVNFVLALGQCTLSGAFTSYYWTLNKPADIPACPVSASFRRTLRFHTGSLAFGSLILSTVQFIRIVLEYLDHKLKGVHNALARFLLCCLKCCFWCLEHVIRFMNRNAYIMIAIFGRNFCASARDAFFLLMRNVMRVAVLDKVTDFLLFLGKILISGSVGVLAFFFFTRQIPVFQEKVPSLNYYWVPLLTVVFGSYLVAHGFFSVYAMCVDTLFLCFLVDLEKNDGSASRPYYMSSSLRSILNNKNHGRTEERKRGGALRRK; encoded by the exons ATGGGAAGGAAAACTCCACTTTCTCCGTCCTACTGCG GTGAACCTCACAAGTTTGATCCGAAGTTCAGAGGACCTGTTCGCAACAG GTGCTGTACAGACACGCTCTGCTGTGTCTTCTTTGTCATAATCATCCTCAGCTACATTGCTCTGGGAACAGTTG catggATGCATGGTGACCCTCGGAAAGTGATTTACCCCACAGACAGTTATGGCCAGTTCTGTGGCCAACAGGATACCGCTaatga AAATAAAGCCGTACTGTTTTACTTCAACATTTTACAGTGTGCTAATCCAGCAGTGCTCATCAATCTGCAGTGTCCTACAACGCAG ttgtgtgtgtcagagtgtcCGGACAGGTTTATTACATATGTGGATGTACAGTATAGTTACAGCAGGAACCGGAGTCAGTGGGATTATTACAGACAGTTCTGCAGACCTGGATTCAACACGCCCACTAAG GTGATCAGAGATGAAGATTGTCCCTCGATGCTCGTTCCCAGCAGACCTT tcctGCAGAGGTGTTTCCCTGATTTCATCACCAGAAATGGCACTTTAACCGTCGCCAACAAAACCATCTTTAAAGATGGATTGGGTAAAAGCAGGAGTGTTTCTGAGCTGAGAGACGCCGCCAA GCGAGAGTCATCAGCTTTATCAGG ATTCAGAAATTCAGTTTCCTTCAAACTCG GTGTTAATGGAGGTGGTGTTTTGTCTCTCAGCGGTATTTCCAGTCTGCTGGATGCTAAAGAGATTGGAGTGAAGATCTTTGAGGACTTCGCCAGGACCTGGTTCTGGATTCTAAT aGGTCTGGTCATTACCATGGTGATCAGTCTGCTGTTTATTTTCCTCCTGAGACTGATGGCTGGAGTCTTACTGTGGAgtgtgatattttgtttaattggtGCAGTGGGAtatg GGATCTGGCACTGTTACTGGGAGTACAGGACTCTGAAAGGGAAACCTGATGCTGATGTGTCCATcactgatcttggctttcataCAGATTTCAGGATTTATCTGCAGCTGAGCCAGACCTGGCTGATCTTCA TGATTGTGCTGGCAGTGATGGAGGCTGTGATCATTTTGGTGTTGATCTTTTTGGGGAGGAGAGTGTGTATCGCCATCGCTTTGCTCAAAGAGGGAAGCAG gGCGATCAGTTACGTAACATCGACATTATTTTATCCGATTATCACCTTCCTCTTGCTCGCAGTCTGTATTGCTTACTGGGCCACGACAGCTGT TTTTCTGGCCTCGTCTGGTGAAGCTGTGTATAAAGTGATTTCAGCACAACCAGACTGTAAATACAGCAATATGACCTGTGACCCTCAg ACATTCAGTCAGGGGAATGTGAGCAGTGTGTGTAGGGgttctcagtgtgtgtttgcgttTTATGGCGGTGAGAGTGTGTATCATCGCTACATGGCGGTTCTGCAGCTGTGTAACGTGTTTGTGTTGCTGTGGTTGGTGAACTTCGTGCTGGCGTTGGGGCAGTGCACGCTCTCTGGAGCTTTCACCTCCTACTACTGGACCTTGAACAAACCTGCTGATATCCCAGCATGCCCTGTATCTGCCTCCTTCAGACGCACACTCAG GTTCCATACAGGTTCTCTGGCCTTCGGTTCTTTGATCCTGTCCACAGTTCAGTTCATCCGCATCGTTCTGGAATACCTGGATCATAAATTGAAAG gtgttCATAATGCTCTTGCACGTTTCCTGCTCTGTTGCCTGAAATGCTGCTTTTGGTGTCTTGAGCACGTCATCAGGTTCATGAACAGAAACGCTTACATCATG attgCGATATTTGGGAGGAATTTCTGTGCCTCAGCGAGAGACGCCTTTTTCCTGCTGATGAGGAATGTGATGAG GGTGGCGGTGTTGGATAAAGTCACTGATTTCCTGCTGTTTCTGGGGAAAATCCTGATTTCAGGAAGTGtcg GCGTCCTcgcattcttcttcttcactcgTCAAATTCCTGTGTTTCAGGAAAAAGTGCCATCACTAAACTATTACTGGGTCCCCCTGCTG ACGGTGGTGTTTGGATCGTATCTTGTGGCTCATGGATTCTTTAGTGTCTACGCCATGTGTGTGGATACGCTGTTCCTCTGCTTCT tggtggatctggagaagAACGATGGCTCTGCATCTCGGCCGTACTACATGAGCAGCTCACTGAGGTCCATCCTGAACAACAAGAACCACGGGAGAACCGAGGAGAGGAAAAGGGGCGGAGCTCTGAGGAGGAAGTGA
- the slc44a5b gene encoding choline transporter-like protein 5-B isoform X1: MGRKTPLSPSYCGEPHKFDPKFRGPVRNRCCTDTLCCVFFVIIILSYIALGTVAWMHGDPRKVIYPTDSYGQFCGQQDTANENKAVLFYFNILQCANPAVLINLQCPTTQLCVSECPDRFITYVDVQYSYSRNRSQWDYYRQFCRPGFNTPTKSVVQVIRDEDCPSMLVPSRPFLQRCFPDFITRNGTLTVANKTIFKDGLGKSRSVSELRDAAKRESSALSGFRNSVSFKLGVNGGGVLSLSGISSLLDAKEIGVKIFEDFARTWFWILIGLVITMVISLLFIFLLRLMAGVLLWSVIFCLIGAVGYGIWHCYWEYRTLKGKPDADVSITDLGFHTDFRIYLQLSQTWLIFMIVLAVMEAVIILVLIFLGRRVCIAIALLKEGSRAISYVTSTLFYPIITFLLLAVCIAYWATTAVFLASSGEAVYKVISAQPDCKYSNMTCDPQTFSQGNVSSVCRGSQCVFAFYGGESVYHRYMAVLQLCNVFVLLWLVNFVLALGQCTLSGAFTSYYWTLNKPADIPACPVSASFRRTLRFHTGSLAFGSLILSTVQFIRIVLEYLDHKLKGVHNALARFLLCCLKCCFWCLEHVIRFMNRNAYIMIAIFGRNFCASARDAFFLLMRNVMRVAVLDKVTDFLLFLGKILISGSVGVLAFFFFTRQIPVFQEKVPSLNYYWVPLLTVVFGSYLVAHGFFSVYAMCVDTLFLCFLVDLEKNDGSASRPYYMSSSLRSILNNKNHGRTEERKRGGALRRK; this comes from the exons ATGGGAAGGAAAACTCCACTTTCTCCGTCCTACTGCG GTGAACCTCACAAGTTTGATCCGAAGTTCAGAGGACCTGTTCGCAACAG GTGCTGTACAGACACGCTCTGCTGTGTCTTCTTTGTCATAATCATCCTCAGCTACATTGCTCTGGGAACAGTTG catggATGCATGGTGACCCTCGGAAAGTGATTTACCCCACAGACAGTTATGGCCAGTTCTGTGGCCAACAGGATACCGCTaatga AAATAAAGCCGTACTGTTTTACTTCAACATTTTACAGTGTGCTAATCCAGCAGTGCTCATCAATCTGCAGTGTCCTACAACGCAG ttgtgtgtgtcagagtgtcCGGACAGGTTTATTACATATGTGGATGTACAGTATAGTTACAGCAGGAACCGGAGTCAGTGGGATTATTACAGACAGTTCTGCAGACCTGGATTCAACACGCCCACTAAG TCTGTTGTTCAGGTGATCAGAGATGAAGATTGTCCCTCGATGCTCGTTCCCAGCAGACCTT tcctGCAGAGGTGTTTCCCTGATTTCATCACCAGAAATGGCACTTTAACCGTCGCCAACAAAACCATCTTTAAAGATGGATTGGGTAAAAGCAGGAGTGTTTCTGAGCTGAGAGACGCCGCCAA GCGAGAGTCATCAGCTTTATCAGG ATTCAGAAATTCAGTTTCCTTCAAACTCG GTGTTAATGGAGGTGGTGTTTTGTCTCTCAGCGGTATTTCCAGTCTGCTGGATGCTAAAGAGATTGGAGTGAAGATCTTTGAGGACTTCGCCAGGACCTGGTTCTGGATTCTAAT aGGTCTGGTCATTACCATGGTGATCAGTCTGCTGTTTATTTTCCTCCTGAGACTGATGGCTGGAGTCTTACTGTGGAgtgtgatattttgtttaattggtGCAGTGGGAtatg GGATCTGGCACTGTTACTGGGAGTACAGGACTCTGAAAGGGAAACCTGATGCTGATGTGTCCATcactgatcttggctttcataCAGATTTCAGGATTTATCTGCAGCTGAGCCAGACCTGGCTGATCTTCA TGATTGTGCTGGCAGTGATGGAGGCTGTGATCATTTTGGTGTTGATCTTTTTGGGGAGGAGAGTGTGTATCGCCATCGCTTTGCTCAAAGAGGGAAGCAG gGCGATCAGTTACGTAACATCGACATTATTTTATCCGATTATCACCTTCCTCTTGCTCGCAGTCTGTATTGCTTACTGGGCCACGACAGCTGT TTTTCTGGCCTCGTCTGGTGAAGCTGTGTATAAAGTGATTTCAGCACAACCAGACTGTAAATACAGCAATATGACCTGTGACCCTCAg ACATTCAGTCAGGGGAATGTGAGCAGTGTGTGTAGGGgttctcagtgtgtgtttgcgttTTATGGCGGTGAGAGTGTGTATCATCGCTACATGGCGGTTCTGCAGCTGTGTAACGTGTTTGTGTTGCTGTGGTTGGTGAACTTCGTGCTGGCGTTGGGGCAGTGCACGCTCTCTGGAGCTTTCACCTCCTACTACTGGACCTTGAACAAACCTGCTGATATCCCAGCATGCCCTGTATCTGCCTCCTTCAGACGCACACTCAG GTTCCATACAGGTTCTCTGGCCTTCGGTTCTTTGATCCTGTCCACAGTTCAGTTCATCCGCATCGTTCTGGAATACCTGGATCATAAATTGAAAG gtgttCATAATGCTCTTGCACGTTTCCTGCTCTGTTGCCTGAAATGCTGCTTTTGGTGTCTTGAGCACGTCATCAGGTTCATGAACAGAAACGCTTACATCATG attgCGATATTTGGGAGGAATTTCTGTGCCTCAGCGAGAGACGCCTTTTTCCTGCTGATGAGGAATGTGATGAG GGTGGCGGTGTTGGATAAAGTCACTGATTTCCTGCTGTTTCTGGGGAAAATCCTGATTTCAGGAAGTGtcg GCGTCCTcgcattcttcttcttcactcgTCAAATTCCTGTGTTTCAGGAAAAAGTGCCATCACTAAACTATTACTGGGTCCCCCTGCTG ACGGTGGTGTTTGGATCGTATCTTGTGGCTCATGGATTCTTTAGTGTCTACGCCATGTGTGTGGATACGCTGTTCCTCTGCTTCT tggtggatctggagaagAACGATGGCTCTGCATCTCGGCCGTACTACATGAGCAGCTCACTGAGGTCCATCCTGAACAACAAGAACCACGGGAGAACCGAGGAGAGGAAAAGGGGCGGAGCTCTGAGGAGGAAGTGA
- the slc44a5b gene encoding choline transporter-like protein 5-B isoform X3 has protein sequence MGRKTPLSPSYCGEPHKFDPKFRGPVRNRCCTDTLCCVFFVIIILSYIALGTVAWMHGDPRKVIYPTDSYGQFCGQQDTANENKAVLFYFNILQCANPAVLINLQCPTTQLCVSECPDRFITYVDVQYSYSRNRSQWDYYRQFCRPGFNTPTKSVVQVIRDEDCPSMLVPSRPFLQRCFPDFITRNGTLTVANKTIFKDGLGKSRSVSELRDAANRFRNSVSFKLGVNGGGVLSLSGISSLLDAKEIGVKIFEDFARTWFWILIGLVITMVISLLFIFLLRLMAGVLLWSVIFCLIGAVGYGIWHCYWEYRTLKGKPDADVSITDLGFHTDFRIYLQLSQTWLIFMIVLAVMEAVIILVLIFLGRRVCIAIALLKEGSRAISYVTSTLFYPIITFLLLAVCIAYWATTAVFLASSGEAVYKVISAQPDCKYSNMTCDPQTFSQGNVSSVCRGSQCVFAFYGGESVYHRYMAVLQLCNVFVLLWLVNFVLALGQCTLSGAFTSYYWTLNKPADIPACPVSASFRRTLRFHTGSLAFGSLILSTVQFIRIVLEYLDHKLKGVHNALARFLLCCLKCCFWCLEHVIRFMNRNAYIMIAIFGRNFCASARDAFFLLMRNVMRVAVLDKVTDFLLFLGKILISGSVGVLAFFFFTRQIPVFQEKVPSLNYYWVPLLTVVFGSYLVAHGFFSVYAMCVDTLFLCFLVDLEKNDGSASRPYYMSSSLRSILNNKNHGRTEERKRGGALRRK, from the exons ATGGGAAGGAAAACTCCACTTTCTCCGTCCTACTGCG GTGAACCTCACAAGTTTGATCCGAAGTTCAGAGGACCTGTTCGCAACAG GTGCTGTACAGACACGCTCTGCTGTGTCTTCTTTGTCATAATCATCCTCAGCTACATTGCTCTGGGAACAGTTG catggATGCATGGTGACCCTCGGAAAGTGATTTACCCCACAGACAGTTATGGCCAGTTCTGTGGCCAACAGGATACCGCTaatga AAATAAAGCCGTACTGTTTTACTTCAACATTTTACAGTGTGCTAATCCAGCAGTGCTCATCAATCTGCAGTGTCCTACAACGCAG ttgtgtgtgtcagagtgtcCGGACAGGTTTATTACATATGTGGATGTACAGTATAGTTACAGCAGGAACCGGAGTCAGTGGGATTATTACAGACAGTTCTGCAGACCTGGATTCAACACGCCCACTAAG TCTGTTGTTCAGGTGATCAGAGATGAAGATTGTCCCTCGATGCTCGTTCCCAGCAGACCTT tcctGCAGAGGTGTTTCCCTGATTTCATCACCAGAAATGGCACTTTAACCGTCGCCAACAAAACCATCTTTAAAGATGGATTGGGTAAAAGCAGGAGTGTTTCTGAGCTGAGAGACGCCGCCAA CAGATTCAGAAATTCAGTTTCCTTCAAACTCG GTGTTAATGGAGGTGGTGTTTTGTCTCTCAGCGGTATTTCCAGTCTGCTGGATGCTAAAGAGATTGGAGTGAAGATCTTTGAGGACTTCGCCAGGACCTGGTTCTGGATTCTAAT aGGTCTGGTCATTACCATGGTGATCAGTCTGCTGTTTATTTTCCTCCTGAGACTGATGGCTGGAGTCTTACTGTGGAgtgtgatattttgtttaattggtGCAGTGGGAtatg GGATCTGGCACTGTTACTGGGAGTACAGGACTCTGAAAGGGAAACCTGATGCTGATGTGTCCATcactgatcttggctttcataCAGATTTCAGGATTTATCTGCAGCTGAGCCAGACCTGGCTGATCTTCA TGATTGTGCTGGCAGTGATGGAGGCTGTGATCATTTTGGTGTTGATCTTTTTGGGGAGGAGAGTGTGTATCGCCATCGCTTTGCTCAAAGAGGGAAGCAG gGCGATCAGTTACGTAACATCGACATTATTTTATCCGATTATCACCTTCCTCTTGCTCGCAGTCTGTATTGCTTACTGGGCCACGACAGCTGT TTTTCTGGCCTCGTCTGGTGAAGCTGTGTATAAAGTGATTTCAGCACAACCAGACTGTAAATACAGCAATATGACCTGTGACCCTCAg ACATTCAGTCAGGGGAATGTGAGCAGTGTGTGTAGGGgttctcagtgtgtgtttgcgttTTATGGCGGTGAGAGTGTGTATCATCGCTACATGGCGGTTCTGCAGCTGTGTAACGTGTTTGTGTTGCTGTGGTTGGTGAACTTCGTGCTGGCGTTGGGGCAGTGCACGCTCTCTGGAGCTTTCACCTCCTACTACTGGACCTTGAACAAACCTGCTGATATCCCAGCATGCCCTGTATCTGCCTCCTTCAGACGCACACTCAG GTTCCATACAGGTTCTCTGGCCTTCGGTTCTTTGATCCTGTCCACAGTTCAGTTCATCCGCATCGTTCTGGAATACCTGGATCATAAATTGAAAG gtgttCATAATGCTCTTGCACGTTTCCTGCTCTGTTGCCTGAAATGCTGCTTTTGGTGTCTTGAGCACGTCATCAGGTTCATGAACAGAAACGCTTACATCATG attgCGATATTTGGGAGGAATTTCTGTGCCTCAGCGAGAGACGCCTTTTTCCTGCTGATGAGGAATGTGATGAG GGTGGCGGTGTTGGATAAAGTCACTGATTTCCTGCTGTTTCTGGGGAAAATCCTGATTTCAGGAAGTGtcg GCGTCCTcgcattcttcttcttcactcgTCAAATTCCTGTGTTTCAGGAAAAAGTGCCATCACTAAACTATTACTGGGTCCCCCTGCTG ACGGTGGTGTTTGGATCGTATCTTGTGGCTCATGGATTCTTTAGTGTCTACGCCATGTGTGTGGATACGCTGTTCCTCTGCTTCT tggtggatctggagaagAACGATGGCTCTGCATCTCGGCCGTACTACATGAGCAGCTCACTGAGGTCCATCCTGAACAACAAGAACCACGGGAGAACCGAGGAGAGGAAAAGGGGCGGAGCTCTGAGGAGGAAGTGA